A genome region from Carassius gibelio isolate Cgi1373 ecotype wild population from Czech Republic chromosome A23, carGib1.2-hapl.c, whole genome shotgun sequence includes the following:
- the LOC127944664 gene encoding serine/threonine-protein phosphatase 4 regulatory subunit 2-A isoform X2 yields MDDFKASCPEQRGPANPNVEYIPFEEMKQRILKIVSGYNGIPFTIQRLCELLTEPKRNYTGTDKFLRGVEKNVMVVSCVCSTSEKKGSGCVSRMNGVMFPGNTSAFPDRNVNGPGTPRPLNRPKLSLSSSVATNGLPDSTDSKEQASEQSDRTVNETSDSEAEGSHIGPVKSKHREEDDDATNTEMHEAKRLKFEEEDDSEDGREKELDEKQSPCTSVAESSSDVAQSSSDITAEAKDNKPDEFVTEDQEPSSTQSEVVENRAEKSASDDSPDPSHNQVTGSESDLSEQRSEREESAEAQETDERNDPVSSSSNNSSDEEVSSAETPSASPSSSTELTAEGSTTAEISSDSSETADDTMEQD; encoded by the exons ATGGATGATTTTAAAGCCTCGTGTCCAGAGCAGCGGGGACCTGCCAATCCAAACGTGGAGTACATTCCCTTTGAGGAGATGAAGCAGAGGATTCTCAAAATCGTCAGTGGATACAACGG gattcctttcACTATTCAGCGTCTTTGTGAGCTTCTTACTGAGCCGAAAAGAAACTACACAGGAACCGACAAGTTTCTCAGGGGTGTGGAGAAG aatGTGATGGTGGTCAGCTGTGTGTGTTCCACCTCCGA gaAAAAAGGGTCCGGTTGTGTGAGCAGAATGAATGGTGTCATGTTCCCTGGCAACACTTCAGCGTTTCCCGATAG AAATGTGAATGGTCCAGGAACACCCAGGCCACTGAACAGACCAAAACTCTCCCTGTCCAGCAGCGTAGCTACCAACGGCCTTCCTGACAGCACAGACAGCAAAGAACAAGCATCAGAGCAATCAGACAGAACAGTCAA tgaGACTTCAGATTCAGAAGCAGAAGGTTCACATATTGGTCCAGTGAAGAGTAAACATCGTGAAGAAGATGATGATGCTACAAACACTGAAAtgcacgaagcaaagagacttaAGTTtgaagaagaggatgacagtgAGGATGGAAGGGAGAAAGAGCTGGATGAGAAGCAGTCACCCTGCACATCGGTGGCGGAGAGCTCTTCAGATGTAGCGCAGTCCTCATCAGACATCACTGCGGAGGCAAAGGATAATAAACCTGACGAATTCGTCACTGAAGACCAAG AACCTTCTAGTACACAGTCAGAGGTCGTGGAAAACAGGGCTGAGAAATCGGCTTCGGACGATTCACCCGACCCTTCCCACAATCAGGTGACTGGCAGTGAATCAGATCTATCAGAGCAGCGGTCGGAGAGGGAAGAGAGCGCCGAGGCTCAGGAAACGGACGAGAGAAATGACCCAGTCAGCAGTAGCAGCAACAACAGCAGTGACGAGGAAGTGTCCAGTGCAGAGACTCCATCTGCAAGTCCCAGCAGTTCCACAGAGCTGACGGCAGAGGGCAGCACCACTGCAGAAATCAGTTCGGACAGCTCAGAGACTGCAGACGACACCATGGAGCAAGACTGA
- the LOC127944664 gene encoding serine/threonine-protein phosphatase 4 regulatory subunit 2-A isoform X1, with amino-acid sequence MEIDTLLGAFRDFEKKGEKETCPILDQFLLHVAKTGETMIQWSQFKGYFLFKLEKVMDDFKASCPEQRGPANPNVEYIPFEEMKQRILKIVSGYNGIPFTIQRLCELLTEPKRNYTGTDKFLRGVEKNVMVVSCVCSTSEKKGSGCVSRMNGVMFPGNTSAFPDRNVNGPGTPRPLNRPKLSLSSSVATNGLPDSTDSKEQASEQSDRTVNETSDSEAEGSHIGPVKSKHREEDDDATNTEMHEAKRLKFEEEDDSEDGREKELDEKQSPCTSVAESSSDVAQSSSDITAEAKDNKPDEFVTEDQEPSSTQSEVVENRAEKSASDDSPDPSHNQVTGSESDLSEQRSEREESAEAQETDERNDPVSSSSNNSSDEEVSSAETPSASPSSSTELTAEGSTTAEISSDSSETADDTMEQD; translated from the exons GATTCAGTGGTCTCAGTTTAAAGGCTACTTCCTCTTTAAGCTGGAGAAAGTGATGGATGATTTTAAAGCCTCGTGTCCAGAGCAGCGGGGACCTGCCAATCCAAACGTGGAGTACATTCCCTTTGAGGAGATGAAGCAGAGGATTCTCAAAATCGTCAGTGGATACAACGG gattcctttcACTATTCAGCGTCTTTGTGAGCTTCTTACTGAGCCGAAAAGAAACTACACAGGAACCGACAAGTTTCTCAGGGGTGTGGAGAAG aatGTGATGGTGGTCAGCTGTGTGTGTTCCACCTCCGA gaAAAAAGGGTCCGGTTGTGTGAGCAGAATGAATGGTGTCATGTTCCCTGGCAACACTTCAGCGTTTCCCGATAG AAATGTGAATGGTCCAGGAACACCCAGGCCACTGAACAGACCAAAACTCTCCCTGTCCAGCAGCGTAGCTACCAACGGCCTTCCTGACAGCACAGACAGCAAAGAACAAGCATCAGAGCAATCAGACAGAACAGTCAA tgaGACTTCAGATTCAGAAGCAGAAGGTTCACATATTGGTCCAGTGAAGAGTAAACATCGTGAAGAAGATGATGATGCTACAAACACTGAAAtgcacgaagcaaagagacttaAGTTtgaagaagaggatgacagtgAGGATGGAAGGGAGAAAGAGCTGGATGAGAAGCAGTCACCCTGCACATCGGTGGCGGAGAGCTCTTCAGATGTAGCGCAGTCCTCATCAGACATCACTGCGGAGGCAAAGGATAATAAACCTGACGAATTCGTCACTGAAGACCAAG AACCTTCTAGTACACAGTCAGAGGTCGTGGAAAACAGGGCTGAGAAATCGGCTTCGGACGATTCACCCGACCCTTCCCACAATCAGGTGACTGGCAGTGAATCAGATCTATCAGAGCAGCGGTCGGAGAGGGAAGAGAGCGCCGAGGCTCAGGAAACGGACGAGAGAAATGACCCAGTCAGCAGTAGCAGCAACAACAGCAGTGACGAGGAAGTGTCCAGTGCAGAGACTCCATCTGCAAGTCCCAGCAGTTCCACAGAGCTGACGGCAGAGGGCAGCACCACTGCAGAAATCAGTTCGGACAGCTCAGAGACTGCAGACGACACCATGGAGCAAGACTGA